The following coding sequences are from one Hippopotamus amphibius kiboko isolate mHipAmp2 chromosome 9, mHipAmp2.hap2, whole genome shotgun sequence window:
- the LOC130861176 gene encoding ras-related protein Rab-6A-like translates to MSAGGDFGNPRRKFKLVFLGEQSVGKTSLMTRFMYDSFDNTYQATIGIDFLSKTMYLEDRTIRLQLWDTAGQERFRSLMPSYIRDSAAAVVVYDITNVNSFQQTTKWIDDVRTEGRSDVIIMLVGNKTDLADKRQVSIEEGERKAKELNVMFIETSAKAGYSVKQLFRRVAAALPGMESTQDRSREDMIDIKLEKPQEQPVSKGGCSC, encoded by the coding sequence ATGTCCGCGGGCGGAGACTTCGGGAATCCGCGGAGGAAATTCAAGCTGGTGTTCCTGGGGGAGCAGAGCGTTGGAAAGACATCACTGATGACCAGATTCATGTATGACAGTTTTGACAACACCTATCAGGCAACAATTGGTATTGACTTTTTATCAAAAACAATGTACTTGGAGGATCGAACAATCAGGCTGCAGCTGTGGGATACTGCGGGTCAGGAACGTTTCCGTAGCCTCATGCCCAGTTACATCCGTGATTCTGCTGCAGCTGTAGTAGTTTACGATATCACAAATGTTAACTCATTCCAGCAAACTACAAAATGGATTGATGATGTCAGAACAGAAGGACGAAGTGATGTTATCATCATGCTAGTAGGAAATAAAACAGATCTTGCTGACAAGAGGCAAGTGTCAattgaggaaggagagaggaaagccaAAGAGCTGAATGTTATGTTTATTGAAACTAGTGCAAAAGCAGGATACAGTGTAAAGCAGCTCTTCCGACGTGTTGCAGCAGCTCTACCTGGGATGGAAAGCACACAGGACAGAAGCAGAGAAGACATGATTGACATAAAACTGGAAAAGCCTCAGGAGCAACCAGTCAGCAAAGGAGGCTGTTCCTGCTAA